Proteins encoded within one genomic window of Triticum aestivum cultivar Chinese Spring chromosome 2D, IWGSC CS RefSeq v2.1, whole genome shotgun sequence:
- the LOC123052303 gene encoding bet1-like protein At4g14600, whose translation MANPMYGSGPLRSRNAPSSDEIQLRIDPVHGDLDEEIDGLHSRVRMLKGVAQEINSEAKFQNDFLNQLQLTLTKAQAGVKNNMRRMNKSIIQQGSNHIVHVVLFALLCFFVVYLLSKFSRR comes from the exons ATGGCCAACCCGATGTACGGCTCCGGGCCGCTTCGATCCAG GAACGCGCCGAGCTCGGACGAGATCCAGCTGCGGATCGACCCGGTGCATGGCGATCTTGACGAGGAGATCGATGGGCTGCACTCGAGGGTTCGCATGTTGAAAGGC GTCGCCCAAGAGATAAACTCCGAGGCCAAGTTCCAGAATGATTTCCTCAACCAACTG CAACTGACCCTTACGAAAGCTCAGGCTGGAGTGAAGAATAACATGCGAAGGATGAACAAAAGCATCATCCAGCAGGGCTCCAATCATATTGTCCATGTTGTCCTATTTGCTCTGTTATGCTTCTTTGTTGTGTATCTTTTGTCAAAGTTCTCTAGAAGATAG
- the LOC123052302 gene encoding probable cysteine protease RD19D, translating to MAAQLLLLLLLALVNVAPPRRHAGVSAEDVIQQVTDGGHGAGRPGLLPEAQFAAFVRRHGKEYSGPEEYACRLRVFAANVARAAAHKALDPGARHGVTPFSDLTQEEFEARLTGLAGAGDVLRSVRAMPAAAPATEKEVAALPASFDWRDKGAVTDVKMQGVCGSCWAFSTTGAVEGANFVATGKLLNLSEQQLVDCDHTCDAVAKTECNSGCSGGLMTNAYKYLMGSGGLMEQAAYPYTGAQGPCRFDRSKVAVRVANFTAVPLDEDQMRAAIVRGGPLAVGLNAAFMQTYVGGVSCPLICPRALVNHGVLLVGYGARGFSALRLGYRPYWLIKNSWGEQWGEGGYYKLCRGRNVCGVDSMVSAVAVAP from the exons ATGGCTgcccagctcctcctcctcctccttctagcGCTCGTCAACGTGGCGCCACCACGGCGCCACGCCGGCGTGTCCGCTGAAGACGTCATCCAGCAGGTGACGGACGGCGGCCACGGCGCTGGACGTCCCGGTCTGCTCCCGGAGGCGCAGTTCGCGGCGTTCGTGCGGCGGCACGGCAAGGAGTACTCGGGCCCCGAAGAGTACGCGTGCCGGCTGCGCGTGTTCGCGGCCAACGTGGCCCGCGCAGCCGCCCACAAGGCGCTCGACCCGGGCGCGCGCCACGGCGTCACGCCCTTCTCCGACCTCACCCAGGAGGAGTTCGAGGCGCGCCTCACcggcctcgccggcgccggcgacgtCCTGCGCAGCGTGCGGGCGATGCCGGCTGCGGCGCCGGCCACGGAGAAGGAGGTCGCCGCGCTGCCCGCCAGCTTCGACTGGCGCGACAAGGGCGCCGTCACCGATGTCAAGATGCAG GGCGTGTGCGGCTCGTGCTGGGCGTTCAGCACGACCGGCGCCGTGGAGGGCGCCAACTTCGTCGCCACGGGGAAGCTCCTCAACCTCAGCGAGCAGCAGCTGGTCGACTGCGACCACACG TGCGACGCGGTGGCGAAGACCGAGTGCAACAGCGGCTGCTCCGGCGGGCTGATGACGAACGCGTACAAGTACCTGATGGGCTCCGGCGGGCTGATGGAGCAGGCGGCGTACCCCTACACGGGGGCGCAGGGGCCGTGCCGGTTCGACAGGAGCAAGGTGGCCGTCCGCGTGGCCAACTTCACCGCCGTGCCGCTCGACGAGGACCAGATGCGGGCGGCGATCGTCCGCGGCGGGCCCCTGGCGGTGGGCCTGAACGCGGCGTTCATGCAGACGTACGTGGGCGGCGTGTCCTGCCCGCTCATCTGCCCGCGGGCGCTGGTGAACCACGGCGTGCTCCTCGTCGGCTACGGCGCGCGCGGCTTCTCGGCGCTGCGGCTCGGCTACCGGCCCTACTGGCTCATCAAGAACTCGTGGGGGGAGCAGTGGGGGGAGGGCGGGTACTACAAGCTCTGCCGCGGCCGCAACGTCTGCGGCGTCGACAGCATGgtctccgccgtcgccgtcgcgccgTGA